A genomic segment from Actinoplanes sichuanensis encodes:
- a CDS encoding response regulator transcription factor, giving the protein MARLLLIEDDPAIRTTLLRALRERGHAVAAAAAAMEGLQTALAERPDLIVLDLGLPDLDGRELLRMLRAVSRIPVIVATARDEETEMVRLLDAGADDYVVKPFTAAQLDARIRAVLRRGGSTETSPVLEVGALRIDPAARTVTLDGTAVELTPREFDLLHHLALRPGQVVTKRELLSEVWQVPYGGADKTVDVHLSWLRRKLGETAQEPRYLHTVRGVGVKLSEPV; this is encoded by the coding sequence GTGGCGAGACTCCTGCTCATCGAGGACGACCCGGCGATCCGGACCACCCTGCTACGGGCCCTGCGGGAACGCGGGCACGCGGTGGCCGCGGCCGCCGCGGCGATGGAAGGGTTGCAGACCGCCCTCGCCGAACGGCCCGACCTGATCGTGCTCGACCTCGGCCTGCCCGACCTCGACGGGCGTGAGCTGCTGCGCATGCTGCGTGCGGTCAGCCGCATCCCGGTGATCGTGGCGACCGCCCGCGACGAGGAGACCGAAATGGTCCGACTACTCGACGCGGGCGCCGACGACTACGTGGTGAAACCGTTCACCGCCGCCCAACTCGACGCCCGGATCCGGGCGGTGCTGCGGCGCGGCGGCAGCACCGAGACCTCCCCGGTTCTGGAGGTGGGCGCGCTGCGCATCGATCCGGCCGCCCGCACCGTCACCCTGGACGGGACAGCCGTGGAACTCACCCCGCGCGAGTTCGACCTGCTGCACCACCTCGCGCTGCGGCCCGGGCAGGTGGTCACCAAACGGGAGTTGCTCAGCGAGGTGTGGCAGGTGCCGTACGGCGGAGCCGACAAGACCGTCGACGTGCACCTGTCCTGGCTGCGCCGCAAGCTCGGCGAGACCGCGCAGGAACCCCGCTACCTGCACACCGTCCGCGGGGTCGGCGTCAAACTCAGTGAGCCGGTGTGA
- a CDS encoding sensor histidine kinase yields MRARLTLLVAATTVLVLLAFLVPLAVLVRQVAQDRALGRADDVVQSIVPLAATGDIGALRLTVEAQTVPVTVFLPDGTVLGTPATPTPAVLLAAAEHGSLTVTTGAGQELVVPVVGASGATVVIRTLVTDAELTRGVTRAWATLAGLGLTLVLLGLLVADRLARTIVRPITELSAVSHRLARAELTARADPAGPPELREVAGALNHLAGRIQDLLAAERERVADLSHRLRTPLTALRLEAESLRDPDESARVAAAADQLARAVTAVIQQTRRADTPAAAEGCDATAVVAARVAFWAVLAEDTGRALHQELPSGPTPVAVAADDLAAALDALLGNVFAHTPDGTALSVSLSARPGGDVSLTVADDGPGFPAALPTGRGTSGGDSTGLGLDIARQIATSFKTSPPGTAGASIHLTLPAPPPS; encoded by the coding sequence GTGAGAGCCCGGCTGACGCTGCTGGTCGCGGCGACGACGGTGCTCGTACTGCTGGCCTTCCTGGTGCCGCTCGCCGTGCTGGTCCGGCAGGTCGCCCAGGACCGGGCGCTCGGGCGGGCCGACGACGTGGTCCAGTCGATCGTTCCACTGGCCGCCACCGGGGACATCGGGGCGCTCCGGCTGACCGTGGAGGCGCAGACCGTACCGGTGACCGTCTTCCTGCCGGACGGCACCGTCCTCGGCACACCCGCCACGCCCACCCCGGCCGTCCTCCTCGCCGCCGCCGAACACGGATCGCTGACCGTCACCACCGGCGCCGGCCAGGAACTCGTCGTGCCGGTCGTCGGCGCGAGCGGCGCCACCGTGGTGATCCGCACCCTGGTCACCGACGCCGAACTGACCCGCGGTGTGACCCGCGCCTGGGCCACGCTCGCCGGGCTCGGGCTGACGCTCGTGCTGCTCGGCCTGCTCGTCGCCGATCGGCTGGCCCGTACCATCGTCCGTCCGATCACCGAACTGTCCGCGGTCTCGCACCGGCTCGCCCGGGCCGAGCTCACCGCCCGCGCCGACCCGGCCGGTCCGCCCGAGCTCCGGGAGGTCGCCGGGGCGCTCAACCATCTCGCCGGCCGCATCCAGGACCTGCTCGCCGCCGAACGCGAACGTGTCGCCGATCTGTCCCACCGCCTGCGCACCCCGCTCACCGCGCTACGTCTGGAAGCCGAATCGCTCCGCGACCCGGACGAGTCGGCCCGGGTCGCGGCCGCCGCCGACCAGCTGGCCCGGGCGGTCACCGCGGTCATCCAGCAGACCCGCCGCGCCGACACGCCCGCCGCCGCGGAGGGCTGCGACGCCACCGCGGTGGTCGCGGCGCGGGTCGCCTTCTGGGCGGTCCTCGCCGAGGACACCGGCCGGGCCCTGCACCAGGAACTGCCGTCCGGGCCGACGCCGGTCGCGGTCGCCGCCGACGACCTCGCGGCGGCACTCGACGCGCTGCTCGGCAACGTGTTCGCGCACACCCCGGACGGGACCGCCCTGTCGGTGAGCCTGTCCGCCCGACCCGGCGGCGACGTGTCCCTCACGGTCGCCGACGACGGTCCCGGTTTCCCGGCCGCCCTGCCCACCGGCCGGGGCACCTCCGGCGGCGACTCCACCGGCCTGGGCCTGGACATCGCCCGCCAGATAGCCACGTCCTTCAAGACGAGCCCACCAGGCACCGCAGGCGCCTCGATCCACTTGACCCTCCCCGCACCCCCACCCTCCTGA
- a CDS encoding PepSY domain-containing protein, which translates to MKVKKNVAAVMMTAGLLAALGFGGAALASGGSDDNRPSAAASPSPADDSASPSESASPSESASPSESASPSESAGPSESASPSESAGPSGSADPSASTAWDDSAGSSSSATAGTVVTAEQAKTIAIRAAGGGRVESIERETEHGRLVWDVDVIVGGVEHDIDIDAATGQVTRHRTDDDRGRGRGSDDRSSTHHARGTDDKGGQRDRGSDDKAGDDNGGRGRGGDDKGGRGRGGDD; encoded by the coding sequence ATGAAGGTCAAGAAGAACGTCGCCGCGGTGATGATGACCGCGGGCCTGCTGGCGGCGCTGGGATTCGGGGGCGCGGCCCTCGCTTCCGGTGGATCCGACGACAACCGCCCCTCCGCCGCGGCCTCCCCGTCACCAGCGGATGACTCGGCGAGCCCCTCGGAGTCGGCGAGCCCTTCGGAGTCTGCCAGCCCTTCCGAGTCGGCGAGCCCTTCGGAGTCGGCCGGCCCTTCCGAGTCGGCGAGCCCTTCGGAGTCGGCCGGCCCTTCCGGATCGGCCGACCCGTCCGCGTCGACCGCCTGGGATGATTCGGCGGGTTCGTCCTCGTCGGCGACGGCCGGTACCGTGGTCACCGCCGAGCAGGCCAAGACGATCGCGATCCGGGCGGCCGGCGGCGGCCGGGTCGAGTCGATCGAGCGGGAGACCGAGCACGGCCGCCTTGTCTGGGACGTCGACGTGATCGTCGGCGGCGTCGAGCACGACATCGACATCGACGCCGCCACCGGCCAGGTGACCCGACACCGCACCGACGACGACCGGGGCCGAGGTCGCGGCAGCGACGACAGGAGCAGCACCCACCACGCCCGCGGCACCGACGACAAGGGTGGTCAGCGGGATCGCGGCAGCGACGACAAGGCCGGTGACGACAACGGTGGCCGCGGCCGAGGCGGTGACGACAAGGGCGGCCGTGGCCGAGGCGGCGACGACTGA
- a CDS encoding MFS transporter, which translates to MSQRRVYYLLTAVSGFLWTFAFTLLLVFHVRVAELSPVQLVLVGTVMEITCFLGEVPTGVLADARSRTLSVQLGLLLIGLSLLLQGGLPVFGGILAAQVVWGIGYTFTSGAIEAWIADEVGEDQLTHVFLRGERLELGAMILGSVAAGAVGVVDLRLPMLLAGAGYIVLAFVLVALMREPHFTPAAADRRLTFGLMRTTLAAGLRQARERPLVRSFLLVSLLVGLSGEAFDRLWTAHLLPSLPDVLPAAVWFAGLAIVGQLIGLAANYAGERAGLTGNDHPGRLLAVLTLVQVAGAAVFALAGTLWVAVGALWARNAAGALSGPLQSAWLNRGIESSSRATVLSVNSQFDAIGQVVGGPPLGALAGRTSIPVSLLVSAGLLAPAAWIFARLERRADAALSAP; encoded by the coding sequence TTGAGTCAGCGGCGTGTCTACTACCTGCTGACCGCGGTGTCCGGCTTCCTGTGGACCTTCGCGTTCACGCTGCTGCTCGTCTTCCACGTGCGGGTGGCCGAGCTGTCGCCGGTCCAACTGGTGCTCGTCGGCACCGTCATGGAGATCACCTGCTTCCTGGGCGAGGTGCCGACCGGTGTGCTCGCGGATGCCAGGTCGCGGACTCTGTCCGTACAACTGGGACTGCTTTTGATCGGTCTTTCCCTGCTGCTGCAGGGTGGTCTTCCGGTGTTCGGCGGGATTCTCGCGGCGCAGGTCGTGTGGGGGATCGGGTACACGTTCACGTCCGGGGCGATCGAGGCGTGGATCGCCGACGAGGTCGGGGAGGACCAGCTCACCCACGTTTTCCTGCGTGGCGAGCGGCTCGAGCTGGGCGCGATGATCCTCGGTTCGGTGGCCGCCGGCGCGGTCGGCGTGGTCGATCTGCGGCTGCCGATGCTGCTCGCCGGCGCCGGGTACATCGTGCTCGCGTTCGTCCTGGTGGCGCTCATGCGGGAGCCGCACTTCACCCCGGCCGCGGCGGACCGGCGGCTCACCTTCGGGCTGATGCGGACCACCCTGGCGGCCGGGCTGCGACAGGCTCGCGAGCGGCCGCTGGTTCGTTCGTTCCTGCTGGTCAGCCTGCTGGTGGGGTTGTCCGGTGAGGCATTCGACAGGTTGTGGACGGCGCACCTGCTGCCGTCGCTTCCGGACGTGTTGCCGGCGGCGGTCTGGTTCGCCGGCCTGGCCATCGTCGGCCAGCTGATCGGGTTGGCCGCCAACTACGCCGGCGAACGAGCTGGTCTGACCGGAAACGACCATCCTGGCCGGCTGCTCGCCGTACTGACTCTGGTCCAGGTCGCCGGAGCGGCCGTGTTCGCTCTGGCCGGGACGCTGTGGGTGGCGGTCGGCGCGTTGTGGGCCCGGAACGCGGCGGGCGCCCTGTCCGGGCCGCTGCAATCCGCGTGGCTCAACCGGGGCATCGAGTCGTCGTCGCGGGCCACCGTGCTCTCCGTCAACAGCCAGTTCGACGCGATCGGGCAGGTGGTGGGCGGGCCGCCGCTCGGTGCGCTGGCCGGGCGTACCTCGATCCCGGTGTCGTTGCTGGTGTCGGCCGGTCTGCTGGCGCCCGCCGCGTGGATCTTCGCCCGGCTGGAGCGTCGGGCCGATGCGGCGTTATCCGCGCCTTAA
- a CDS encoding DUF4232 domain-containing protein, with protein MNIRRNVTPPLLAGALLTALSLTGCAAPGATPETGRSTPARPAPSPSVTRTADPVPRCIDGLEISIGGKDAASGLRAVGLDLRNCGGKPYQIKGYPVVKILDEDRRPLELRVLHGVGEVATLPPWQVEPKQVTIAPGASATALLVWRNLTTDAETVAVGRFVRVAPGDGRAEHLLALHVDAGNTGEVAISPWTGEP; from the coding sequence ATGAATATCCGTCGAAACGTCACGCCACCGCTGCTCGCCGGAGCGCTGCTCACCGCACTGTCGCTCACCGGGTGCGCGGCGCCGGGCGCCACACCCGAGACCGGCCGGTCCACCCCGGCCCGGCCGGCGCCGTCGCCGTCGGTGACCCGCACCGCCGATCCGGTGCCGCGCTGCATCGACGGCCTGGAGATCTCCATCGGTGGTAAGGACGCCGCCTCCGGGCTGCGCGCCGTCGGTCTCGACCTGCGCAACTGCGGCGGGAAGCCGTACCAGATCAAGGGTTATCCGGTGGTGAAGATCCTCGATGAGGATCGGAGACCGCTCGAACTGCGCGTCCTGCACGGCGTCGGCGAGGTCGCCACCCTGCCGCCCTGGCAGGTGGAGCCGAAACAGGTGACGATCGCGCCCGGCGCGTCGGCGACCGCGCTGCTGGTGTGGCGCAACCTGACGACCGACGCCGAGACGGTGGCGGTCGGCCGGTTCGTGCGCGTCGCCCCGGGCGATGGGCGGGCCGAGCACCTGCTCGCCCTGCACGTCGACGCCGGCAACACCGGCGAAGTCGCGATCAGCCCATGGACCGGCGAACCCTGA
- a CDS encoding MFS transporter, which translates to MTAIEGQTLRQLGPTVYLPSAVFSTGIGAVAPVIVLTATGLGASPAAAAVVAGLLGLGQISGSLPAGVLISRVGERRTMLFASALAVPALLACMFAANVLLLGAAVALLGVCGSAWALSRHAYLTEAVRPELRARAMSTLGGVGRIGTFTGPFLGAGAMHLAGLDGAYLVAIAGVSLATVVLVVLPPVPHDRAGRPGTERPTLWTVIRTHRRTLRTLGFGVLLVGALRASRQTILPLWGVSLGLSPATIGLIYGVSGGIDMLLFYPAGKLMDRYGRRAAAVPAMTILGLAHLLLPLAGGATGLTAVGVLMGLGNGLSAGLVMTLGADASPSSGRAEFLGAWRLCSDIGQGGGPLLIGAITAAATLGTAAITVGGSGLLAAYLLNRWITPPRPYV; encoded by the coding sequence GTGACCGCGATCGAGGGCCAGACACTCCGGCAGCTCGGACCCACCGTCTACCTGCCGTCCGCGGTCTTCTCCACCGGGATCGGCGCGGTCGCCCCGGTCATCGTGCTCACCGCCACCGGCCTCGGCGCGTCCCCGGCGGCCGCCGCGGTCGTCGCCGGACTCCTCGGGCTCGGCCAGATCAGCGGCTCCCTGCCCGCCGGTGTGCTGATCTCCCGGGTCGGCGAGCGACGCACCATGCTCTTCGCGTCCGCCCTCGCCGTACCCGCCCTGCTGGCCTGCATGTTCGCCGCGAACGTGCTGCTCCTCGGCGCGGCCGTCGCCCTCCTCGGCGTGTGCGGTTCGGCGTGGGCGCTGTCCCGGCACGCCTACCTCACCGAGGCGGTCCGCCCCGAACTCCGCGCCCGCGCCATGTCCACCCTCGGCGGCGTGGGCCGGATCGGCACGTTCACCGGCCCGTTCCTCGGCGCCGGCGCCATGCACCTGGCCGGACTCGACGGCGCCTACCTGGTGGCGATCGCCGGAGTCAGCCTGGCCACCGTGGTCCTCGTCGTGCTGCCGCCGGTCCCGCACGACCGGGCGGGGCGGCCCGGCACCGAACGACCCACCCTGTGGACCGTCATCCGCACCCACCGGCGCACCCTGCGAACCCTCGGATTCGGTGTCCTCCTGGTCGGCGCCCTGCGCGCGTCCCGGCAGACGATCCTGCCCCTGTGGGGCGTCTCCCTGGGCCTGTCACCGGCGACGATCGGCCTGATCTACGGCGTCTCCGGCGGCATCGACATGCTGCTGTTCTACCCCGCCGGCAAGCTGATGGACCGCTACGGCCGCCGCGCCGCCGCCGTCCCCGCGATGACCATCCTCGGTCTCGCCCACCTGCTGCTGCCGCTCGCCGGCGGCGCGACCGGGCTGACCGCCGTCGGAGTGCTGATGGGCCTCGGCAACGGCCTCAGCGCAGGCCTCGTCATGACCCTCGGTGCCGACGCGTCACCCTCATCCGGCCGCGCCGAATTCCTCGGCGCCTGGCGCCTCTGCTCCGACATCGGCCAGGGCGGCGGTCCGCTCCTGATCGGCGCGATCACCGCGGCGGCCACTCTCGGCACGGCGGCCATCACCGTGGGTGGTTCCGGTCTCCTGGCCGCCTACCTGCTGAATCGTTGGATAACACCACCGCGGCCGTACGTCTGA
- a CDS encoding HAD family acid phosphatase, whose product MRTLSLRVLATTVAAALVTGVAATPAHAAALPSRATWLADVQAVTDQAAAYLDGRLPAAGIRAAIVLDIDNTALQSRYKPYDATPSVLALARQARADGAAVFFVTARPEIIEGATELNLSIVGYQWTDIYTRPTFDFSDNQTLKTKARTDIEKRGYTIVANVGNSATDLGGGHAERTFKLPDYDGQLD is encoded by the coding sequence ATGCGAACCCTCTCCCTCCGCGTCCTGGCGACCACCGTCGCCGCGGCCCTGGTCACCGGTGTGGCCGCCACCCCGGCGCACGCCGCGGCCCTGCCCTCCCGAGCCACCTGGCTGGCCGACGTGCAGGCCGTCACCGACCAGGCCGCCGCCTACCTCGACGGGCGGCTCCCGGCCGCCGGCATCCGCGCGGCCATCGTCCTCGACATCGACAACACCGCACTGCAGAGCAGGTACAAGCCGTACGACGCGACACCCAGTGTGCTCGCGCTCGCCCGGCAGGCCCGCGCGGACGGGGCGGCGGTGTTCTTCGTGACCGCCCGGCCGGAGATCATCGAGGGCGCCACCGAACTCAACCTGAGCATCGTCGGCTATCAGTGGACCGACATTTACACCCGGCCCACCTTCGACTTCTCCGACAACCAGACCCTGAAGACCAAGGCCCGCACCGACATCGAGAAGCGCGGCTACACGATCGTCGCCAACGTCGGCAACAGCGCCACCGACCTGGGCGGCGGCCACGCCGAACGCACCTTCAAGCTGCCCGACTACGACGGCCAACTGGACTAA
- a CDS encoding RNA ligase 1 family protein has translation MEKIPTLFQRDPDDRKRVLPEADPACRWVLDGEGIATRKYDGTCVLLDADGVWWARREVRPGRTRPPGYRPVMTDENTGKTVGWEPIEQSSYARYHAEAVAGSPQARQPGTYELIGEKINGNPEGVRGHLLVAHAEAERLEVPRDLAGLRAWLLAHPKQEGIVWHHPDGRRAKIKYRDFA, from the coding sequence ATGGAGAAGATTCCCACGCTGTTCCAGCGCGACCCGGACGACCGTAAGCGCGTGCTGCCCGAGGCCGACCCCGCCTGCCGGTGGGTCCTCGACGGCGAGGGGATCGCCACCCGCAAATACGACGGAACCTGCGTGCTGCTCGACGCGGACGGCGTCTGGTGGGCGCGGCGCGAGGTCCGACCGGGGCGCACCCGGCCGCCCGGCTACCGGCCGGTGATGACCGACGAGAACACCGGCAAGACCGTCGGCTGGGAACCGATCGAACAGTCCAGCTATGCCCGCTACCACGCCGAGGCGGTCGCCGGGTCGCCGCAGGCCCGGCAGCCCGGCACCTACGAACTCATCGGGGAGAAGATCAACGGCAATCCCGAGGGGGTACGGGGACACCTGCTCGTGGCTCATGCTGAGGCGGAGCGCCTGGAAGTCCCTCGGGACCTGGCCGGACTCCGCGCGTGGCTGCTCGCGCACCCGAAGCAGGAGGGCATCGTCTGGCACCACCCGGACGGCCGCCGCGCCAAGATCAAGTATCGCGACTTCGCTTAG
- a CDS encoding lysylphosphatidylglycerol synthase transmembrane domain-containing protein encodes MTTLVEKAPPRRMPRMPWAVGVIVAAVLGAELVLGWRSLADAVTHLRTPHLGWLAAALLAETAAMQAYARMQRHLLRSAGVRVSMLRHTALAYAAHSLSVTLPGGPAFSTALNYRQMRRFGASPAVASWCIALSGILSAAALAVITAFSAVTTNGTPDWHTFAALAVAALLATIGVRRLARHPENLTTVTRPVLILVNRLRRRPADHGQDRVVGFFDQLRAARLTPGHGAGAVTFALLNWLLDAACLWFCCIAVGGGTISAGQLLLAFCAGMAAGTITIVPGGLGIIDGALILGLIAGGIGTEIAIAVVVLYRLITLGFIIGVGWLSYLAIRPPTDGAKRSRDT; translated from the coding sequence ATGACCACGCTCGTGGAGAAGGCGCCGCCACGACGGATGCCCCGGATGCCCTGGGCCGTCGGGGTGATCGTCGCCGCCGTCCTCGGTGCCGAGCTCGTCCTCGGCTGGCGCTCCCTGGCCGACGCCGTCACCCACCTGCGTACACCGCACCTCGGCTGGCTGGCCGCGGCGCTGCTCGCCGAGACCGCCGCCATGCAGGCCTACGCGCGGATGCAGCGCCATCTGCTGCGCTCGGCCGGCGTCCGGGTGTCGATGCTGCGGCACACGGCGCTCGCCTATGCCGCCCACTCGCTCAGCGTCACCCTGCCCGGCGGGCCGGCGTTCTCCACCGCGCTCAACTACCGGCAGATGCGCCGGTTCGGGGCCTCGCCCGCGGTCGCGTCCTGGTGCATCGCGCTCTCCGGGATCCTGTCGGCGGCCGCGCTCGCCGTGATCACCGCGTTCAGCGCCGTCACCACGAACGGCACCCCTGATTGGCACACCTTCGCCGCCCTGGCCGTGGCCGCACTGCTCGCCACCATCGGGGTTCGCCGGCTGGCCCGCCACCCGGAGAACCTGACCACCGTCACCCGGCCGGTCCTGATCCTGGTCAACCGGCTGCGACGGCGGCCCGCCGACCACGGGCAGGACCGTGTCGTCGGCTTTTTCGACCAGTTGCGAGCGGCCCGGCTGACTCCCGGGCACGGGGCCGGCGCGGTCACCTTCGCCCTGCTGAACTGGCTGCTCGACGCGGCCTGCCTGTGGTTCTGCTGCATCGCCGTCGGTGGCGGCACGATCAGCGCCGGGCAGTTGCTGCTCGCGTTCTGTGCGGGGATGGCCGCCGGGACGATCACCATCGTGCCCGGCGGCCTCGGCATCATCGACGGCGCCCTGATCCTCGGCCTGATCGCCGGCGGGATCGGCACCGAGATCGCGATCGCGGTGGTCGTCCTCTACCGACTGATCACACTCGGCTTCATCATCGGCGTCGGCTGGCTCTCCTACCTGGCCATCCGCCCACCGACGGACGGTGCTAAGCGAAGTCGCGATACTTGA
- a CDS encoding TetR/AcrR family transcriptional regulator — protein MDATSPRRRDATKTRQLLLEAAMQRFTRDGYAATTVRDIADDAGVNVALISRYFKSKEGLFEACLTSSVAEVRRTTGDTPLSRTPEVIAEQIAGPCTEGLPHHLVLLLRSSGDEAVDRIRLDVLRSYGQRLAVAAGWPEDDETMLLRAQIVLAAATGIALLRTKSGLEPLASATAEDLVPPLRDLIDALLKKSGDRG, from the coding sequence GTGGACGCGACTTCACCGCGCCGCAGGGACGCCACGAAAACCAGGCAGTTGTTGCTGGAGGCGGCCATGCAGCGGTTCACCCGCGACGGCTACGCCGCGACCACGGTGCGCGACATCGCCGACGACGCGGGCGTCAACGTGGCCCTCATCTCGCGCTACTTCAAATCCAAGGAGGGGCTCTTCGAGGCGTGCCTGACCAGCAGCGTCGCCGAGGTCCGGCGGACCACCGGCGACACCCCGCTGAGCCGCACCCCCGAGGTGATCGCCGAGCAGATCGCCGGGCCGTGCACCGAGGGCCTCCCCCACCACCTCGTGCTGCTGCTGCGCTCCTCGGGTGACGAGGCCGTGGACCGGATCCGCCTCGACGTGCTCCGGTCGTATGGTCAGCGGCTGGCCGTCGCCGCCGGGTGGCCTGAGGACGATGAGACGATGCTGCTCCGCGCCCAGATCGTGCTGGCCGCGGCGACCGGGATCGCGCTTCTGCGTACCAAATCGGGCCTTGAGCCGTTGGCGTCGGCGACCGCCGAGGATCTGGTGCCGCCGCTGCGCGATCTGATCGACGCCCTGCTCAAGAAGAGCGGGGACCGGGGCTGA
- a CDS encoding response regulator, with protein MVVDDQVMVRAGLAAIVGSQPGLEVVGEAGDGAAAVELAGTLRPDVILMDIRMPGVDGLTATARLTSGPHPPRVLVLTTFHHDAYVFQALRAGASGFLLKDSEPAELVAAVRTVAAGDAMLSPAVTRSLIDAFASGAVSAVPEADPRIEALTPRERDVLIAVARGLSNAEIGVQLGITTGTVKVHVNALLGKIGVRDRVQATIVAYDTGLVSPGPRSS; from the coding sequence ATGGTCGTGGACGACCAGGTGATGGTCCGGGCCGGCCTGGCCGCCATCGTCGGCTCGCAACCCGGCCTCGAGGTGGTCGGCGAGGCGGGTGACGGTGCGGCCGCGGTCGAGTTGGCGGGCACGCTGCGGCCGGACGTGATCCTGATGGACATCCGGATGCCCGGGGTCGACGGGCTCACCGCGACGGCCCGGCTCACCTCCGGCCCCCATCCGCCGCGGGTGCTCGTGCTCACCACGTTCCACCACGACGCGTACGTCTTCCAGGCACTCCGGGCCGGCGCGTCCGGGTTCCTGCTGAAGGACTCCGAGCCGGCCGAACTGGTGGCCGCCGTCCGTACCGTCGCGGCCGGTGACGCCATGCTCAGCCCGGCGGTGACCCGCAGCCTGATCGACGCCTTCGCATCGGGCGCGGTCTCGGCCGTGCCGGAGGCGGACCCGCGCATCGAGGCGCTCACCCCGCGCGAGCGGGACGTGTTGATCGCCGTCGCGCGGGGCCTGTCCAACGCCGAGATCGGGGTCCAGCTCGGCATCACCACGGGCACGGTGAAGGTGCACGTCAACGCCCTGCTCGGCAAGATCGGGGTGCGGGACCGGGTGCAGGCGACGATCGTGGCCTACGACACCGGGCTGGTCAGCCCCGGTCCCCGCTCTTCTTGA